The Jannaschia sp. GRR-S6-38 genomic interval TCCTCGAACGCGATTTCGTCCGTGACGGGACTGCAGGCCAGCAGGGGCGTGATGACGGCAAGGGGGATCAGGTTGCGCATGTGCTCTGTCCTAACGCGCCGCGCAGGATCGGCAAGGGGGCAGCCCGCCTGTGCCGCCCCCAGTCGCCGTCAGGCCAGCATCGTGATCGGGTTCTCGAGGTTCTCGGCTAGTGCCTTGAGGAAGTCCGCTCCGAGCGCGCCGTCGATCACCCGGTGATCCACGCTGAGCGTCACCGACATCACCGTGGCGGCGGTCACTTCGCCATCGGCGCCGATCACGGGCTTCTTCACGCCTGCGCCGACCGCGAGGATCGAGCCATGGGGCGGGTTGATGACGGCGTCGAAATTGTCGATTCCAAACATCCCCAGATTGGAGATCGCGAAGCTGCCGCCCTGGTATTCATGCGGTGCGAGCTTGCGGTCGCGGGCGCGGGTCGCGAGGTCCTTCATCTCGGCCGAGAGCGCCGAGAGCGACTTCAGATGCGCGTCCTTCAGGACGGGCGTGAAGAGCCCGCCCTCGATGGCGACGGCGACGGCCACATCGGACGGCTTCAATTTCAGGATCCTGTCGCCCGCCCAGACGGCATTCGCGTCGGGCACCTGCTGGAGCGCGATGGCGCCCGCCTTGATGATGAAGTCGTTGACCGAGAGCTTCACGCCCCGGGCCTCGAGCTGCTTGTTGAGCTGGCTGCGGAACTTCAAGAGCGCATCCAGCCTGATCTCGCGGCGCAGGTAGAAATGCGGGATCGTCTGCTTGGCCTCGGTCAGGCGCGCGGCGATCGTCTTGCGCATCCCGTCGAGCTTCATCTCCT includes:
- a CDS encoding pyruvate dehydrogenase complex dihydrolipoamide acetyltransferase, with product MATEILMPALSPTMEEGTLAKWLVKEGDTVASGDLLAEIETDKATMEFEAVDEGTIGKILVAEGTENVKVNSPIAVLLEEGEDASAAEAVASDGSSHAAPAQPTPDTEPAKGYGRETETGEQKSGAAPAPAPAPSGGDGQRIFATPVARRIAKDKGLDLSQIKGSGPRGRIVKADVEAAKPGAQAAPAAKAEEAPKAAATGGQKPPMPTGMAAEAVAKMYEGREFEEMKLDGMRKTIAARLTEAKQTIPHFYLRREIRLDALLKFRSQLNKQLEARGVKLSVNDFIIKAGAIALQQVPDANAVWAGDRILKLKPSDVAVAVAIEGGLFTPVLKDAHLKSLSALSAEMKDLATRARDRKLAPHEYQGGSFAISNLGMFGIDNFDAVINPPHGSILAVGAGVKKPVIGADGEVTAATVMSVTLSVDHRVIDGALGADFLKALAENLENPITMLA